In the genome of Streptomyces globosus, one region contains:
- a CDS encoding N-acetylglucosamine kinase: protein MGAGGGPTGAGGGPAAVLAVDAGNSKTDAALVAADGSVLGRGRSGGFQPQLTGTEAAVDELERAVAAAAAAAGLRGGPPYADRVSACLANADFPVEEERFARVIAARRWAAADRVLVRNDTFAVLRAGLAGADAPAGVAVVCGAGINCAGMLPDGRTARFPAIGRISGDWGGGVHLAQEALWHAARAEDGRGEPTGLSRALPRHFALGSMAALVEALHLGELPQRRIHELVPVLFETSEAGDPVAAALVDRQADEVVAMAAVALARLDLLGARAPVLLGGGVLTAGHRRLDARIAAGLAERAPLAAVRVVEAPPVLGAALLGLDAAGAPVAARAALRAHFG, encoded by the coding sequence ATGGGCGCCGGGGGCGGGCCGACCGGGGCCGGGGGCGGCCCGGCGGCCGTCCTCGCTGTCGACGCGGGCAACAGCAAGACCGACGCCGCGTTGGTCGCCGCCGACGGCAGCGTCCTCGGCCGGGGCCGCTCCGGCGGCTTCCAGCCGCAGCTGACGGGGACGGAGGCGGCGGTGGACGAGCTGGAGCGGGCCGTCGCCGCGGCCGCCGCCGCAGCCGGGCTCCGCGGCGGGCCCCCGTACGCGGACCGCGTCTCGGCGTGCCTGGCGAACGCGGACTTCCCCGTGGAGGAGGAGCGGTTCGCGCGGGTGATCGCCGCCCGCCGCTGGGCCGCGGCCGACCGGGTACTCGTACGGAACGACACCTTCGCGGTCCTGCGGGCCGGGCTGGCCGGCGCGGACGCCCCGGCCGGGGTCGCGGTGGTGTGCGGTGCCGGCATCAACTGCGCGGGCATGCTGCCCGACGGCCGCACGGCCCGCTTCCCCGCGATCGGCAGGATCTCCGGGGACTGGGGCGGCGGCGTGCACCTGGCGCAGGAGGCCCTGTGGCATGCGGCGCGGGCCGAGGACGGCCGCGGCGAGCCGACCGGGCTGTCCCGGGCCCTGCCGCGGCACTTCGCCCTGGGCTCGATGGCGGCCCTGGTCGAGGCGCTGCACCTGGGGGAGCTGCCGCAGCGGCGGATCCACGAGCTCGTGCCGGTCCTGTTCGAGACCTCGGAGGCGGGCGATCCGGTGGCCGCCGCGCTCGTGGACCGGCAGGCGGACGAGGTCGTCGCGATGGCGGCCGTGGCGCTGGCCCGGCTGGACCTGCTGGGGGCGCGGGCGCCGGTCCTGCTCGGCGGCGGCGTGCTGACGGCCGGGCACCGGCGGCTCGACGCCCGGATCGCGGCCGGGCTGGCGGAGCGGGCGCCGCTCGCCGCCGTCCGCGTGGTCGAGGCGCCGCCGGTGCTCGGCGCGGCGCTGCTCGGGCTGGACGCGGCCGGTGCGCCGGTGGCCGCAAGGGCAGCGCTGCGTGCCCATTTCGGGTGA
- a CDS encoding glutamate ABC transporter substrate-binding protein gives MRRLARRLRGWGGVSAMAAACAVTAAVLLPLAQAAPDDGPPGAVRPPGSVAAVPQAPWTLTDTCPDPEASLRPSAGDGPTIERIRKAGKLVAGVDQNSFAWGYRNPVDGRLDGFDIALVRAIAKDILGDENAVIYRAIPTNQRIPALQEGRVDVVVRTMTINCKRLEEVAFSTAYFEAGQQVLAPKGSPITGYDASLKDRRICTAAGSTAETALKAQAYGAVPVSVPNQLDCLVRLQLGEVDGIITDNALAAGQAAQDPSVRLVGSPFTREFYGVAMHRDAPDLVRRVNKVLEDYRAGGGGSPWMQAYARHLGPVLPGVSGPPAPKYRD, from the coding sequence ATGCGCCGGCTCGCCCGGCGGCTGCGCGGCTGGGGCGGGGTCAGCGCGATGGCTGCGGCCTGCGCGGTGACCGCTGCCGTGCTGCTGCCGCTGGCCCAGGCGGCCCCGGATGACGGCCCGCCGGGCGCGGTCCGCCCGCCCGGCTCCGTCGCGGCCGTCCCGCAGGCGCCGTGGACGCTGACCGACACCTGCCCGGACCCGGAGGCCAGCCTGCGCCCGTCCGCGGGCGACGGCCCGACGATCGAGCGGATCCGCAAGGCGGGCAAGCTCGTCGCCGGCGTGGACCAGAACAGCTTCGCGTGGGGGTACCGCAACCCGGTCGACGGCCGCCTCGACGGCTTCGACATAGCCCTGGTCCGGGCGATCGCCAAGGACATCCTGGGCGACGAGAACGCGGTCATCTACCGGGCCATCCCGACGAACCAGCGCATACCGGCCCTCCAGGAGGGCCGGGTGGACGTCGTCGTCCGCACCATGACGATCAACTGCAAGCGGCTGGAGGAGGTCGCGTTCTCGACGGCGTACTTCGAGGCCGGACAGCAGGTCCTCGCGCCGAAGGGCTCCCCGATCACCGGGTACGACGCCTCGCTGAAGGACCGCCGCATCTGCACCGCGGCCGGATCGACGGCGGAGACCGCCCTGAAGGCCCAGGCGTACGGGGCGGTCCCGGTGAGCGTCCCCAACCAGCTGGACTGCCTGGTCCGGCTCCAACTCGGCGAGGTGGACGGCATCATCACCGACAACGCGCTCGCCGCCGGGCAGGCCGCGCAGGACCCCTCGGTGCGGCTCGTCGGGTCGCCGTTCACCAGGGAGTTCTACGGGGTGGCCATGCACCGGGACGCCCCGGACCTGGTGCGCCGGGTCAACAAGGTGCTGGAGGACTACCGCGCCGGCGGTGGCGGCAGCCCGTGGATGCAGGCGTACGCCCGCCACCTGGGGCCCGTGCTGCCCGGCGTGTCCGGGCCGCCCGCCCCCAAGTACCGGGACTGA
- a CDS encoding serine/threonine-protein kinase yields MSQVGTACARPGCPGAYEDMGGGGLYCGTCGLAPAITEPGVPAAGAAGPGLPGPGAAGPGAAGPGGAAPGRAAPGGAADLVSQPTGMANPARRPEPRGSQGSGRSGSSSARSAGSASARSSRSSRSSRSSSSRRSVSGRLAGVASNRSVSVRSSGSSAGSSGRSRLGAGLVSVPEVPRPDPSAAVLRNPEVPERKRFCSRSDCGAPVGRARGDRKGRTEGFCTKCGHPYSFVPKLRPGDVVHGQYEVAGCLAHGGLGWVYLAVDRAVSDRWVVLKGLLDTGDQDAMAAAISERRFLAEIEHSNIVRIYNFVEHLDQRTGSLDGYIVMEYVGGKSLKEIANGRRRPDGRRDPLPVEQACAYGIEALEALGHLHSRNLLYCDFKVDNAIQQQDQLKLIDMGAVRRMDDAESAIYGTVGYQAPEVAEAGPSVASDLYTVARTLAVLTFDFQGYTTVFADSLPDPEHIEVFRRYESFYRLLVRATDPDPGRRFSSAQEMADQLTGVLREVVALQTGRPRPQLSTLFGPELRVPDTRLFADAADAEVSRLGARPVAGHGPVLARLLGLAGRGTRSAAAERDPGAPAPGSAAAAPAVAAAAAAVPAAAPLGVEATHRASAVPAPRRAPSAAAGAAAAARPEAAAGGPAAGAAAVRRAAADAREMALALPLPLVDPGDPNAGFLAGLLTSAPADLPAALAAAPADSVELRLRALRARLELGRTAAAGAALAELEAAYPDDWRVVWARGVVSLAGGEDAVAALSFDAVYDAFPGEPAPKLALGLCAEILGQLDNAAEYYRLVWATDPGFVSAAFGLARVQLAAGDREAAVRTLESVPESSIHYTAARVAAVRARLRDRSSGEALLPDLVAAAAQVEALERLGLDAERQERLSAEVLGSALDWVLSGSRGTDPGRTTLLGSQLDERGLRFGLERSYRVLARLAQRGEDRIELVERANRLRPRTWV; encoded by the coding sequence ATGAGCCAGGTCGGGACCGCGTGCGCCCGCCCCGGCTGCCCGGGGGCGTACGAGGACATGGGCGGCGGCGGGCTGTACTGCGGGACGTGCGGGCTGGCGCCCGCCATCACGGAACCGGGCGTTCCGGCGGCGGGCGCTGCCGGGCCGGGGCTGCCGGGACCGGGCGCTGCGGGACCGGGCGCTGCGGGACCGGGAGGCGCTGCGCCGGGACGTGCAGCGCCGGGCGGTGCCGCGGATCTGGTCTCGCAGCCGACGGGCATGGCGAACCCGGCCCGGCGTCCCGAGCCGCGGGGCTCGCAGGGCTCCGGCCGGTCCGGATCGTCCTCGGCGCGCTCCGCCGGATCGGCGTCCGCGCGCTCGTCCCGCTCGTCGCGCTCGTCGCGCTCGTCGTCGTCGCGGCGCTCGGTGTCCGGCCGGCTGGCGGGCGTGGCGTCGAACCGGTCGGTTTCGGTGCGCAGTTCGGGCTCGTCGGCCGGCTCGTCGGGCCGCAGCCGGCTCGGGGCCGGGCTGGTCAGCGTGCCCGAGGTGCCGCGCCCGGACCCGTCTGCGGCCGTCCTGCGGAACCCGGAGGTGCCGGAGCGCAAGCGGTTCTGCTCGCGCTCCGACTGCGGGGCCCCGGTGGGTCGCGCGCGCGGCGACCGGAAGGGCCGGACGGAGGGGTTCTGCACCAAGTGCGGGCACCCGTACTCCTTCGTGCCGAAGCTGCGCCCGGGCGACGTCGTGCACGGGCAGTACGAGGTCGCGGGCTGCCTGGCGCACGGCGGCCTGGGCTGGGTGTACCTGGCGGTGGACCGGGCCGTGTCCGACCGGTGGGTGGTCCTCAAGGGCCTGCTGGACACCGGCGACCAGGACGCGATGGCCGCGGCCATATCGGAGCGCCGGTTCCTCGCGGAGATCGAGCACTCCAACATCGTGCGGATCTACAACTTCGTGGAACACCTGGACCAGCGGACCGGCTCGCTGGACGGGTACATAGTCATGGAGTACGTCGGCGGCAAGTCGCTGAAGGAGATCGCGAACGGGCGGCGCCGGCCGGACGGGCGCCGCGACCCGCTCCCGGTGGAGCAGGCCTGCGCGTACGGGATCGAGGCGCTGGAGGCGCTCGGGCACCTGCACAGCAGGAACCTGCTCTACTGCGACTTCAAGGTCGACAACGCGATCCAGCAGCAGGACCAGCTGAAGCTGATCGACATGGGCGCGGTGCGCCGGATGGACGACGCCGAGTCGGCGATATACGGCACGGTCGGCTACCAGGCGCCGGAGGTCGCGGAGGCGGGGCCGTCGGTCGCCTCCGACCTGTACACGGTGGCGCGGACGCTGGCGGTCCTCACCTTCGACTTCCAGGGCTACACCACCGTGTTCGCGGATTCGCTGCCGGATCCGGAGCACATCGAGGTGTTCCGGCGGTACGAGTCGTTCTACCGGCTGCTCGTGCGGGCGACGGATCCGGATCCGGGGCGGCGGTTCTCGTCCGCGCAGGAGATGGCGGACCAGCTGACGGGGGTGCTGCGGGAGGTCGTCGCCCTGCAGACGGGCCGCCCGCGCCCGCAGTTGTCGACGCTGTTCGGGCCGGAGCTGCGGGTCCCGGACACGCGCCTGTTCGCGGACGCCGCGGACGCCGAGGTGTCCCGGCTGGGGGCGCGGCCGGTGGCGGGCCACGGCCCGGTCCTCGCCCGCCTGCTCGGCCTCGCCGGCCGGGGTACGCGGTCCGCCGCGGCGGAACGGGATCCCGGCGCGCCCGCGCCGGGATCTGCGGCCGCGGCTCCGGCAGTCGCCGCGGCCGCCGCGGCGGTCCCGGCCGCGGCGCCCCTGGGGGTCGAGGCGACCCACCGGGCGAGTGCGGTCCCGGCGCCCCGCCGCGCCCCGTCGGCGGCGGCCGGAGCCGCGGCCGCCGCCCGTCCGGAGGCCGCGGCCGGCGGTCCGGCAGCAGGGGCGGCGGCCGTTCGGCGGGCTGCCGCGGACGCCCGCGAGATGGCCCTGGCCCTGCCGCTGCCGCTGGTCGACCCGGGCGACCCCAACGCCGGGTTCCTCGCCGGACTGCTGACCTCCGCCCCGGCCGACCTGCCGGCCGCGCTGGCCGCGGCGCCGGCGGACTCGGTCGAGCTGCGCCTGCGGGCGCTGCGCGCCCGGCTGGAGCTGGGCCGGACCGCCGCCGCGGGTGCCGCCCTGGCCGAGCTGGAGGCCGCGTATCCGGACGACTGGCGGGTGGTGTGGGCCCGGGGCGTCGTGTCGCTGGCCGGCGGGGAGGACGCGGTCGCCGCCCTGTCCTTCGACGCGGTGTACGACGCCTTCCCCGGCGAGCCCGCGCCGAAGCTGGCGCTCGGTCTGTGCGCGGAGATCCTGGGGCAGTTGGACAACGCGGCCGAGTACTACCGGCTCGTGTGGGCCACCGATCCGGGTTTCGTGAGTGCCGCGTTCGGCCTGGCCCGGGTCCAACTGGCCGCCGGGGACCGCGAGGCGGCGGTGCGCACCCTGGAGTCCGTCCCGGAGTCCTCCATCCACTACACGGCCGCCCGGGTGGCGGCGGTACGGGCACGTCTGCGCGACCGCTCTTCGGGAGAGGCCCTGCTTCCCGATCTGGTGGCGGCTGCCGCGCAGGTGGAGGCGCTGGAGCGGCTCGGGTTGGACGCGGAGCGGCAGGAACGGCTGTCGGCGGAGGTTCTGGGCTCGGCCCTGGACTGGGTACTGTCGGGTAGCCGGGGGACGGACCCCGGCCGGACCACGCTGCTCGGCAGTCAACTGGACGAGCGGGGCCTGCGCTTCGGCCTGGAGCGCTCGTACCGCGTCCTCGCGCGGCTGGCGCAGCGCGGTGAGGACAGGATCGAACTGGTGGAGCGGGCCAACCGTCTCCGTCCCCGGACGTGGGTGTGA
- a CDS encoding PP2C family serine/threonine-protein phosphatase gives MSMHRPSGCPSCAEPLEEGDRFCGYCGSPVCAFPPPLPADDPTLALPSLAPAPASAAARAAESPGRPPAPPWPAGGAPAWDAAGSGPQDAPAAAPEPAAPAAPAAAAWGRGGAAQDTGAGSAATGWAGDGYHLAGPASAPEPEPSPSPVPAPEHAAPALYGPADPAGAQDLAYGGGETRHDRPYGGPDAPGASPWAPPAAEAPYGSTPPGHEAAAKKTCVACRAGRVDTDGYCEHCGHAQPRERDHLEEELGSVAAVSDRGLRHHRNEDSFAVAATALADGSTATVAIVCDGVSSASRPDDASAAAAAAANEALLEALPRGTHPQEAMHRAILAAADAVTALAPEAPGAQNAPACTLVGAVVSGGLLTIGWVGDSRAYWVPDDRGALPRRLTEDDSWAAQMVAAGLMGEAEAYADARAHAITGWLGADAYELEPHTATFRPDHAGVVVVCTDGLWNYAESAVEMARVLPADAAVRPLHSAQVLVGHALDGGGHDNVTVAVVPFAAPPADGPAADASPRGEAEAQAHPRA, from the coding sequence ATGTCGATGCATCGGCCGTCTGGCTGCCCCAGCTGCGCGGAGCCCCTGGAGGAGGGGGACCGTTTCTGCGGCTACTGCGGCTCCCCCGTCTGCGCGTTCCCGCCGCCCCTGCCGGCGGACGACCCGACCCTGGCCCTGCCCTCCTTGGCTCCGGCGCCCGCCTCGGCGGCGGCCCGGGCGGCCGAGTCTCCGGGCCGGCCCCCGGCCCCGCCGTGGCCGGCGGGCGGCGCCCCCGCGTGGGACGCGGCCGGCTCCGGCCCGCAGGACGCGCCGGCTGCGGCGCCGGAGCCCGCGGCCCCCGCCGCGCCGGCTGCCGCCGCGTGGGGCCGCGGCGGGGCCGCGCAGGACACCGGAGCCGGTTCCGCCGCGACCGGGTGGGCCGGCGACGGCTACCACCTCGCCGGCCCGGCCTCCGCCCCGGAGCCCGAGCCCTCCCCCTCCCCCGTCCCCGCACCGGAGCATGCTGCCCCTGCCCTGTACGGGCCTGCGGATCCGGCGGGCGCGCAGGACCTCGCGTACGGGGGCGGCGAGACGCGCCACGACCGGCCGTACGGCGGCCCCGACGCGCCCGGCGCCTCCCCGTGGGCCCCGCCCGCGGCCGAGGCCCCGTACGGCAGCACCCCGCCCGGCCATGAGGCGGCGGCCAAGAAGACGTGCGTCGCCTGCCGGGCCGGCCGGGTCGACACCGACGGCTACTGCGAGCACTGCGGCCACGCCCAGCCGCGGGAGCGCGACCACCTGGAGGAGGAGCTCGGCAGCGTCGCCGCGGTCAGCGACCGCGGGCTGCGCCACCACCGCAACGAGGACTCCTTCGCGGTGGCCGCCACGGCCCTCGCCGACGGCTCCACCGCCACCGTCGCCATCGTGTGCGACGGCGTGTCCTCGGCCAGCCGGCCGGACGACGCCTCGGCCGCCGCGGCCGCCGCGGCGAACGAGGCCCTGCTGGAGGCCCTCCCCCGCGGCACCCACCCGCAGGAGGCCATGCACCGGGCGATCCTGGCCGCGGCGGACGCCGTGACCGCCCTCGCCCCGGAGGCCCCCGGCGCGCAGAACGCCCCGGCGTGCACCCTGGTCGGAGCCGTCGTGAGCGGCGGCCTGCTGACCATCGGCTGGGTCGGCGACAGCCGCGCCTACTGGGTCCCGGACGACCGCGGGGCCCTCCCGCGGCGCCTGACCGAGGACGACTCGTGGGCGGCGCAGATGGTCGCGGCCGGCCTGATGGGCGAGGCCGAGGCGTACGCCGACGCCCGCGCACACGCCATCACCGGCTGGCTCGGCGCGGACGCGTACGAGCTGGAGCCGCACACGGCCACCTTCCGGCCGGACCACGCGGGTGTCGTCGTGGTCTGCACCGACGGCCTGTGGAACTACGCCGAGTCCGCCGTCGAGATGGCCCGGGTGCTGCCCGCGGACGCGGCCGTGCGCCCCCTCCACAGCGCGCAGGTCCTCGTCGGGCACGCCCTCGACGGCGGCGGCCACGACAACGTCACCGTGGCCGTGGTGCCGTTCGCGGCCCCGCCCGCCGACGGCCCCGCCGCGGACGCGTCCCCGCGAGGGGAAGCGGAAGCACAAGCGCACCCCCGGGCCTGA
- a CDS encoding vWA domain-containing protein, giving the protein MANFAKPSAPHFSVEVYQNEFLPEGGREVHAILTVTSTGGAAATRAAAARGPAAVVVMVDCSGSMEYPPDKMRGAREATAAAIDTLRDGTWFAVIAGTHTAREVYPGQGRLAVADPASRARAKEALGGLAPSGGTAIGTWLRLADGLLRQSPAAIRHGILLTDGRNEHEDPAALQAVLESCAGRFTCDARGVGTDWEVKEVKGIASALLGSADIVADPARLTEDFTLMMEKAMGKEVADVALRLWTPVGAEVRYVKQVSPSVEDLSGRRTEAGPRTGDYPTGSWGDESREYHVCVHVPPAAVGQEMLAARASLVLPGAAGGPPSVLGQGLVRAVWTADPAASTAISPQVAHYTGQAELAQAIQQGLEARKLGDVDGATAKLGRAVQLASVSGNADTARLLAKVVDVVDAAAGTVRLKAKVADADEMTLETRSTKTVRVKKT; this is encoded by the coding sequence ATGGCGAATTTCGCCAAGCCGAGCGCCCCGCACTTCAGCGTGGAGGTGTACCAGAACGAGTTCCTCCCCGAGGGCGGGCGCGAGGTGCACGCCATCCTCACGGTCACCTCCACCGGCGGCGCGGCCGCCACCCGCGCCGCCGCGGCCCGCGGCCCGGCCGCAGTCGTCGTCATGGTCGACTGCTCGGGCTCCATGGAGTACCCGCCGGACAAGATGCGCGGCGCCCGCGAGGCCACCGCCGCCGCGATCGACACCCTCCGGGACGGCACCTGGTTCGCCGTCATCGCCGGCACCCACACCGCCCGCGAGGTCTACCCCGGGCAGGGCCGCCTCGCCGTCGCCGACCCGGCCTCCCGGGCCCGCGCCAAGGAGGCCCTCGGCGGCCTCGCCCCCTCCGGCGGCACCGCGATCGGCACCTGGCTGCGCCTCGCCGACGGCCTGCTGCGCCAGTCGCCCGCGGCGATCCGGCACGGCATCCTGCTCACCGACGGCCGCAACGAGCACGAGGACCCGGCCGCCCTGCAGGCCGTCCTGGAGTCCTGTGCGGGCCGCTTCACCTGCGACGCCCGCGGCGTGGGAACCGACTGGGAGGTCAAGGAGGTCAAGGGCATCGCGAGCGCCCTGCTCGGGTCCGCCGACATCGTCGCCGACCCCGCCCGCCTCACCGAGGACTTCACGCTCATGATGGAGAAGGCCATGGGCAAGGAGGTCGCCGACGTGGCCCTGCGCCTGTGGACCCCGGTCGGCGCGGAGGTCCGGTACGTCAAGCAGGTCTCCCCGAGCGTCGAGGACCTCAGCGGCCGGCGCACCGAGGCCGGCCCGCGCACCGGCGACTACCCGACGGGCTCCTGGGGCGACGAGAGCCGCGAGTACCACGTGTGCGTGCACGTCCCCCCGGCGGCCGTCGGCCAGGAGATGCTGGCCGCCCGCGCCTCCCTCGTCCTGCCGGGCGCGGCGGGCGGGCCGCCGTCCGTGCTCGGCCAGGGTCTGGTCCGGGCGGTGTGGACGGCCGATCCGGCGGCCTCCACGGCCATCAGTCCGCAGGTCGCACACTACACAGGACAGGCGGAGCTCGCGCAGGCTATCCAACAGGGTTTGGAAGCCCGCAAACTGGGCGATGTCGATGGTGCCACGGCCAAGCTGGGGCGAGCGGTGCAACTTGCGAGCGTCTCCGGGAATGCGGACACGGCCCGCCTGCTGGCGAAGGTGGTGGATGTCGTCGATGCCGCGGCGGGTACTGTGCGGCTGAAAGCGAAGGTTGCGGACGCCGACGAGATGACGCTCGAAACGCGTTCGACCAAGACCGTCCGAGTCAAGAAGACCTGA
- a CDS encoding FHA domain-containing protein: protein MPTCPNGHQSASDDWCEVCGHRMAAAAGASSASSPSYGYGYPPTAGEPTAQAELCPQCRTPREAMAPFCEECRYNFLTRSATPYQPPAGPEQGLTGGTGMRTPPPPPAPSPASFPQDPFEYQGSRPSRVNRPAEPLSREDDWLLPPPAHEQQQAQQQPYPQQPAYEYQPPRQHPHQQQAHHQPEAEQPFPPRGGGSWSVTIAPDRSYFLAMMQRSGPEAGRLNLPAYSPEQHVPLSGGQVTIGRRRGSTGESPDIDLSVPPEDPGVSHQHAVLVQQPDLSWAVVDQNSTNGTTINGGEDPIQPYVPVPLSDGDRVHVGAWTTITIRRG from the coding sequence ATGCCGACCTGCCCTAATGGGCACCAGTCCGCCTCCGACGACTGGTGCGAGGTCTGCGGCCACCGCATGGCTGCCGCCGCGGGGGCGTCGTCCGCGTCGTCACCCTCCTACGGCTACGGCTACCCTCCCACCGCCGGTGAGCCGACCGCCCAGGCGGAGCTGTGCCCGCAGTGCCGGACCCCGCGCGAGGCCATGGCGCCGTTCTGCGAGGAGTGCCGGTACAACTTCCTGACCCGCTCGGCCACCCCGTACCAGCCGCCGGCCGGCCCGGAGCAGGGGCTCACCGGGGGCACCGGGATGCGGACACCTCCCCCGCCGCCCGCGCCGTCCCCCGCGTCCTTCCCCCAGGACCCCTTCGAGTACCAGGGCTCGCGGCCGTCCCGGGTGAACCGGCCGGCCGAGCCGCTGTCCCGTGAGGACGACTGGCTGCTGCCGCCGCCGGCGCACGAGCAGCAGCAGGCGCAGCAGCAGCCGTACCCGCAGCAGCCCGCGTACGAGTACCAGCCGCCCCGGCAGCACCCCCACCAGCAGCAGGCGCACCACCAGCCCGAGGCCGAGCAGCCCTTCCCGCCCCGCGGGGGCGGCTCCTGGTCGGTGACGATCGCCCCCGACCGCTCGTACTTCCTGGCGATGATGCAGCGCAGCGGCCCGGAGGCGGGCCGGCTGAACCTGCCCGCGTACTCCCCGGAGCAGCACGTTCCGCTGTCGGGCGGCCAGGTCACCATCGGGCGGCGCCGCGGCTCCACCGGCGAGTCCCCCGACATCGACCTGTCGGTGCCGCCGGAGGACCCGGGCGTCTCCCACCAGCACGCGGTGCTGGTCCAGCAGCCCGACCTGAGCTGGGCGGTCGTGGACCAGAACTCCACCAACGGCACCACCATCAACGGCGGCGAGGACCCGATCCAGCCCTACGTCCCGGTGCCGCTCTCCGACGGCGACCGCGTCCACGTCGGCGCCTGGACCACGATCACGATCCGCCGCGGCTGA
- a CDS encoding methyltransferase domain-containing protein, giving the protein MGAPAPHSGRTGHTGDTGHARPRARRTAHPVEEEGARDLRGAAHAAQVRELTAAGVLDDPAWRAAFAAVPRHVFVPWFFTVRGAGHERLWGEDPDPARRARWLRGVYQDAPLATRLRDGELVSSSSQPSLMAKMLAALDVRDGDRVLEIGTGSGYNAALLCHRLGDHLVTTVDLDEEITESARAHLAALGYRPAVVTGDGARGCPARAPYDRILVTCTLPRIPHAWLGQCRPGARILAPLSTGLIALRVRDADFAEGRFLHTPAYFVPLRGAVARAPGETPGQGIPYELVENERFQFMLGLTGGALHPREALDLWRAEGRPARERFGVTVAAGGQWAWLDDPQGPYVWPLGEDEDAGR; this is encoded by the coding sequence ATGGGCGCACCAGCACCGCACTCCGGACGCACCGGGCACACCGGAGACACCGGGCACGCCCGGCCCCGTGCCCGCCGCACGGCGCACCCCGTCGAGGAAGAGGGCGCGCGGGACCTGCGCGGGGCGGCGCACGCCGCGCAGGTGCGCGAACTGACCGCGGCGGGGGTGCTGGACGACCCCGCCTGGCGGGCCGCCTTCGCGGCGGTGCCCCGGCACGTCTTCGTCCCCTGGTTCTTCACGGTCCGCGGCGCGGGGCACGAGCGGCTCTGGGGCGAGGACCCTGACCCGGCCCGCCGCGCCCGCTGGCTGCGCGGGGTGTACCAGGACGCCCCGCTCGCGACACGGCTGCGCGACGGCGAGCTCGTGTCCTCCAGCAGCCAGCCCTCGCTGATGGCGAAGATGCTCGCCGCGCTGGACGTGCGGGACGGGGACCGCGTCCTGGAGATCGGGACGGGCTCCGGCTACAACGCGGCCCTGCTCTGCCACCGCCTCGGCGACCACCTGGTCACCACGGTCGACCTGGACGAGGAGATCACCGAGTCGGCGCGGGCGCACCTGGCCGCGCTCGGCTACCGGCCGGCGGTGGTCACCGGGGACGGGGCGCGCGGGTGCCCGGCGCGGGCCCCGTACGACCGGATCCTCGTGACGTGCACCCTCCCGCGGATCCCGCACGCGTGGCTGGGCCAGTGCCGGCCCGGGGCGCGGATCCTCGCCCCCCTGTCGACCGGGCTGATCGCACTGCGGGTGCGGGACGCCGACTTCGCGGAGGGGCGGTTCCTGCACACCCCGGCGTACTTCGTCCCGCTGCGCGGGGCGGTGGCGCGGGCCCCGGGGGAGACCCCGGGGCAGGGGATCCCGTACGAGCTGGTGGAGAACGAGCGCTTCCAGTTCATGCTGGGGCTGACCGGGGGCGCGCTGCACCCGCGGGAGGCCCTGGACCTGTGGCGGGCGGAGGGGCGGCCGGCCCGGGAGCGCTTCGGGGTGACGGTCGCCGCCGGCGGGCAGTGGGCGTGGCTCGACGACCCCCAGGGTCCCTACGTGTGGCCCCTGGGGGAGGACGAAGACGCCGGCCGGTGA
- a CDS encoding globin, whose amino-acid sequence MNENPRGTLQEQTFYEQVGGEETFRRLVRRFYQGVAEDPLLRPMYPEEDLGPAEERFALFLMQYWGGPTTYSENRGHPRLRMRHAPFRVDSAAHDAWLAHMRVAVDELGLAPEHEAQLWRYLTYAAASMVNTAD is encoded by the coding sequence GTGAATGAGAATCCGCGCGGCACGCTCCAGGAGCAGACCTTTTACGAGCAGGTGGGCGGCGAGGAGACCTTCCGCCGCCTGGTCCGGCGCTTCTACCAGGGGGTCGCGGAAGACCCGCTGCTGCGTCCGATGTACCCGGAGGAGGACCTCGGGCCGGCCGAGGAGCGGTTCGCGCTCTTCCTGATGCAGTACTGGGGCGGCCCGACGACGTACAGCGAGAACCGCGGCCACCCGCGGCTGCGCATGCGGCACGCCCCGTTCCGGGTGGACTCCGCGGCGCACGACGCGTGGCTGGCGCATATGCGGGTCGCGGTGGACGAGCTCGGCCTCGCCCCGGAGCACGAGGCGCAGCTGTGGCGCTACCTGACGTACGCGGCCGCCTCGATGGTCAACACGGCGGACTGA
- a CDS encoding acyl-CoA thioesterase, translating to MARHHYRCPLRWADMDAFGHVNNVVFLRYLEEARIDFMFRLAPGEGSDSFTGGSVVARHEIDYKLPLVHRHEPVLVESWVTRIGAASLTIRYEVKDEATEDRPETVYVRAETVVVPYNLAEGRPRRITDEERSFLEEYLDEPAPAKSKDRAKASEGRLAA from the coding sequence ATGGCCAGACACCACTACCGTTGCCCGCTGCGCTGGGCGGACATGGACGCCTTCGGGCACGTCAACAACGTCGTCTTCCTCCGCTACCTGGAGGAGGCGCGGATCGACTTCATGTTCCGCCTGGCGCCGGGCGAGGGCAGTGACTCGTTCACCGGCGGCTCCGTCGTCGCCCGGCACGAGATCGACTACAAGCTGCCCCTCGTGCACCGGCACGAGCCGGTGCTCGTCGAGTCCTGGGTGACCCGCATCGGAGCCGCGTCCCTGACCATCCGCTACGAGGTCAAGGACGAGGCGACCGAGGACCGGCCCGAGACCGTGTACGTGCGCGCCGAGACCGTGGTGGTGCCCTACAACCTCGCCGAGGGGCGGCCGCGCCGCATCACGGACGAGGAGCGGTCCTTCCTGGAGGAGTACCTCGACGAGCCGGCGCCGGCGAAGTCGAAGGACAGGGCGAAGGCCTCCGAAGGGCGCCTCGCGGCATGA